In Brassica rapa cultivar Chiifu-401-42 chromosome A06, CAAS_Brap_v3.01, whole genome shotgun sequence, a single window of DNA contains:
- the LOC117126097 gene encoding uncharacterized protein LOC117126097 yields the protein MGDPLPLRLALPELRYPIGSEPEKTISINQHSIVAYIKTVKEILGNDEFNRIRGTFLGPVIKLGERSLKLSAKIVHAVLTKSIKTVKRHEAWFHFGAQPMRFSIREFHMVTGLKCSGEAREPREETEKFKWDFLKGRTHTVKDVEKQLRNTREDASDERFCLAMLLLIESILLQKSLLDGGTTFTLDYVKIAQDMDVLMTYPWGRTAYNLLLKSLQRAVDKSLDKNNYDLQGFPMAFLIWILESVPLLQYAFSQVVPILSVQPSTPIFLCEKYLQIASPQLIDVLLIEIKDHLKVTCILPPISNDPEADVCMEDEANKDLDDMADLSKRGYKFKIRDWRNMSVDLYGANEQIRRASLLFGNGGMSQASSSYQEESLESKINRISEMVGDNLRIMNDRLCLIEKDRKQIKERVTKLEKLQRVTSYETPNNEDTREPMNEITKETPGSPIAQQNIETPVLTPIQTQQETHELMNEIISPNISDTQPNTRARRNLLTEQNKDVESRVQNPFEIGANVEISSQDDNTCHKWYPGNVLAIYLVDGVEMVKVEYSAPSLDEKKRKRSVQTRVSIDRIRPQPPPERPGAKKSYELMQDVEAFDNGAWCAGKVKVILFDGTCFVSLNNSTEQIYFNHSEM from the exons atgggAGATCCATTACCATTAAGACTAGCACTGCCTGAGCTGAGGTATCCGATTGGATCAGAGCCAGAGAAGACGATATCGATAAACCAACACTCGATAGTTGCTTATATCAAAACTGTTAAGGAAATTCTAGGAAATGATGAGTTCAACAGAATAAGAGGGACGTTTTTGGGACCGGTGATCAAGCTTGGAGAGAGGTCTTTGAAATTATCAGCTAAGATAGTGCACGCAGTTCTCACCAAAAGCATCAAGACAGTGAAGAGACACGAAGCATGGTTCCATTTTGGTGCTCAGCCAATGaggttctctataagagaattCCACATGGTGACTGGTTTGAAATGTAGTGGTGAAGCAAGAGAACCACGAGAGGAAACCGAGAAATTTAAGTGGGACTTCCTAAAAGGGCGTACTCATACAGTAAAGGACGTGGAGAAGcagctcagaaacacaagagaagatgcttctgatGAGAGATTCTGCCTTGCAATGCTCCTCCTGATTGAGAGCATACTACTACAGAAGAGCCTTCTCGACGGTGGCACAACTTTTACTTTGGATTATGTGAAAATAGCGCAGGATATGGATGTCTTGATGACATACCCATGGGGGAGAACAGCTTATAATTTGCTGTTAAAATCACTTCAGAGAGCTGTCGACAAAAGCCTCgacaaaaacaattatgattTGCAAGGATTCCCTATGGCATTTCTTATATGGATACTTGAGTCAGTACCTTTGCTACAGTATGCATTCAGTCAAGTTGTTCCTATTCTGAGCGTTCAACCGTCTACCCCAATATTTTTGTGTGAGAAGTACCTTCAAATAGCTTCTCCACAGCTGATAGATGTTCTCCTAATTGAAATCAAAGATCAT CTTAAGGTCACATGCATCCTACCTCCTATTTCTAATGATCCAGAAGCTGATGTTTGCATGGAAGACGAAGCTAATAAAGATCTGGATGACATGGCCGATTTATCCAAGAGAggttataagtttaaaattagagATTGGCGAAACATGTCAGTAGACCTATACGGTGCTAATGAACAAATAAGAAGAGCATCTTTACTGTTTGGGAATGGAGGGATGAgtcaagcttcttcttcgtatCAGGAGGAGTCTTTGGAATCAAAGATCAACAGAATCAGCGAGATGGTGGGAGATAATTTAAGGATCATGAACGATCGTTTGTGTTTGATTGAAAAAGACAGGAAACAGATTAAAGAACGTGTGACAAAACTAGAGAAACTACAAAGAGTTACTTCatatgaaactccaaacaatgag GATACACGAGAGCCTATGAATGAGATCACGAAAGAGACACCTGGTTCTCCAATAGCTCAACAGAATATTGAGACTCCAGTCCTTACTCCAATTCAGACGCAGCAG GAGACTCACGAGCTTATGAATGAGATCATTTCACCAAACATTTCCGACACACAGCCAAATACCCGAGCTCGCAGAAATCTTTTAACAGAGCAAAATAAG GATGTAGAAAGCAGAGTTCAAAATCCCTTTGAGATCGGAGCAAATGTGGAGATTTCATCACAAGATGACAATACTTGTCATAAATGGTATCCAGGAAATGTGTTGGCAATATATTTGGTTGATGGGGTTGAGATGGTGAAAGTTGAGTACTCCGCCCCGTCTCTGGAcgaaaagaagaggaaaaggagtgTTCAGACACGTGTATCAATTGACAGAATACGTCCTCAACCACCACCTGAGAGACCTGGAGCGAAGAAAAGTTATGAGCTAATGCAGGACGTGGAGGCGTTCGACAATGGTGCCTGGTGCGCTGGAAAAGTTAAAGTCATTTTGTTTGATGGCACGTGTTTTGTCTCTTTGAACAATTCTACTGAACAAATTTACTTCAACCATTCTGAGATGTGA